From the Microplitis mediator isolate UGA2020A chromosome 6, iyMicMedi2.1, whole genome shotgun sequence genome, one window contains:
- the LOC130670505 gene encoding ankyrin-2-like codes for MHNANINGPNHANSIVPLCRILKYSNTELAWLLIAQGANINANNDDSGNRTIHQLVIDAGQETGVNRTRMAEIMEYMLQNEVEIESRNRKGVTSVHLDVRQRYMGIFDLFIEHDLNMDMEDEKERTPLFYAVEYGQSEKVNALLKQGARVNHRDCHGMTPLFMIFKKILTHRCEGNNLYSPDHIRKMEITGMLIKFGANVNQQTTKGGVTPLHLAGARRYDEIVTVLLENAANVS; via the coding sequence ATGCACAATGCAAATATAAACGGACCAAATCACGCAAACTCCATAGTCCCATTATgcagaattttgaaatattcaaaCACGGAATTAGCATGGTTACTCATAGCTCAAGGTGCAAATATTAATGCAAATAATGATGACAGTGGAAATCGAACAATACATCAACTTGTGATCGATGCTGGACAGGAAACAGGAGTGAACAGGACAAGGATGGCAGAGATAATGGAATATATGCTACAGAATGAAGTCGAAATAGAGTCAAGAAATCGTAAAGGAGTAACATCTGTGCATCTAGACGTACGACAAAGGTACATGGGAATATTTGATTTGTTTATCGAACACGATTTGAATATGGACATGGAGGACGAAAAAGAAAGAACACCATTATTCTACGCGGTGGAATATGGACAATCGGAAAAAGTAAATGCATTATTAAAGCAAGGGGCTAGAGTGAATCATAGAGATTGCCATGGAATGACACCGCTGTTCatgatatttaagaaaattttgactcaCCGGTGTGAAGGAAACAACTTGTATAGTCCGGATCACATAAGGAAGATGGAAATAACGGGAATGTTGATAAAATTTGGAGCCAATGTCAATCAGCAGACGACTAAAGGGGGCGTAACACCATTGCACCTAGCAGGGGCAAGAAGATATGATGAGATTGTAACGGTGCTGCTAGAAAATGCAGCGAATGTTAGTTAA